Proteins encoded together in one Marinobacter salsuginis window:
- a CDS encoding ACP phosphodiesterase: MNHLAHVFLAPDSPEARVGSILGDFTRGVDLSALPDSVKHGVRHHRAVDSFTDQHPDVLASKQVFSRQRRRFAGVALDILYDHFLLKHWDRFSDIEREAFIRRIYNELQQKEHLMPDKMARVTRSMVWNDWFGAYKDLENIGHALDRVAGRIRFRNEFAGIITEVRANHDELEFRFLSFFPDLQEFAGGIE, from the coding sequence TTGAACCATCTGGCTCATGTATTTCTGGCGCCGGACTCGCCTGAAGCAAGGGTGGGAAGCATCCTCGGTGACTTTACCCGGGGTGTCGATCTCTCGGCACTCCCGGACTCGGTAAAACACGGCGTTCGCCATCATCGGGCGGTGGATAGTTTTACCGATCAGCATCCGGATGTACTTGCGAGCAAGCAGGTGTTCTCACGTCAGAGACGCCGATTTGCCGGGGTTGCACTCGATATTCTCTACGACCATTTTCTTCTCAAGCACTGGGACCGATTCAGTGACATTGAGCGAGAGGCGTTTATTCGCCGTATTTACAATGAGTTGCAGCAAAAAGAGCATCTGATGCCGGACAAGATGGCCCGGGTTACCCGAAGCATGGTCTGGAATGACTGGTTTGGAGCCTACAAGGACCTTGAAAACATTGGACACGCTCTGGACCGGGTTGCGGGACGCATACGCTTCAGAAACGAGTTCGCCGGCATTATTACGGAGGTCCGCGCAAACCACGACGAACTGGAATTCAGGTTTCTGTCTTTTTTCCCGGATTTACAGGAATTTGCAGGAGGTATTGAATGA
- a CDS encoding YfiR family protein, translated as MRDHLKFLLIALLQCCLSLAPAHGSVRSEYEVKAAFLFNFTRFVTWSHAENSAEPLEICIVGTDPFKELLDPIRGRLSQGRELQLRYPEINSDLSGCDVLYISESQSKNLNLLFDAARQQGILTVSDLPEFVRKGGMVGYVKQGNVIRFEINLKAATDAGLTINSRLLELAVRVLR; from the coding sequence GTGAGGGATCACCTGAAATTTTTACTTATTGCTTTGTTGCAATGCTGCTTGAGCTTGGCACCCGCTCATGGATCCGTCCGCTCCGAATATGAAGTGAAAGCGGCATTTCTCTTCAACTTTACCCGTTTTGTTACTTGGTCCCATGCTGAAAACAGTGCAGAGCCATTGGAAATCTGCATAGTAGGGACCGACCCCTTCAAGGAACTGCTTGACCCGATTCGCGGCCGTTTGTCTCAGGGAAGGGAGCTCCAGCTCAGGTACCCCGAGATCAACTCAGACCTATCCGGCTGTGATGTTCTTTATATCAGCGAATCGCAGTCAAAAAACCTGAACCTACTTTTTGATGCTGCCCGACAGCAAGGCATTTTAACGGTCAGTGATCTACCAGAATTTGTACGTAAGGGCGGTATGGTGGGTTACGTCAAACAGGGCAATGTCATTCGTTTCGAGATTAATCTGAAGGCTGCGACTGACGCAGGCCTGACGATCAATTCACGACTCCTCGAACTGGCTGTGAGGGTGTTGCGATGA
- the malQ gene encoding 4-alpha-glucanotransferase, translating into MTQTNTNDLFSVRRAGVLLHPTCLPGSLGVLGAGARRFVDFLAASNITVWQTLPIGPTHSDLSPYQSLSAHAGNPNFIDLAELLQVGLLVDSEIAQPIGESRQQLLGIAAQRFFDGKAQGRNGLDQPGFEHFRARNDYWLDDFCLFCSIREVQESPGWLQWPVPLRDRDPSALKSFIDQNQARLARIQFEQYLFNHQWQALRDYARDRGILLFGDIPTFVAHDSADVWANRHLFKLDARGEPTVVAGVPPDYFSADGQHWGNPLYDWQIMAEDGYRWWLERLESQRQLFDLIRIDHFRGLQAYWEIPAESPAPRNGYWVPGPADHFLQACFNRFPDLPLVAENLGIISDDVEELRQRFRLPGMTVMQFGFDGSPSNPHLLHNHHHRDLVYTGTHDNDTTLGWYQSLDEHTRRNVNDYLGTTGEGMPWPVIEAALRSVCSIAVVPMQDFLGLGTEARFNTPGTITNNWVWQLDWNFPQEDLSIRIAEAVKRHGRLPAG; encoded by the coding sequence ATGACGCAAACGAATACCAACGACCTGTTCAGTGTAAGGAGAGCGGGGGTGCTGTTGCATCCTACGTGTCTGCCGGGCAGCCTCGGTGTCTTGGGAGCAGGTGCGCGCCGTTTCGTGGATTTCCTGGCCGCCAGCAATATCACGGTCTGGCAGACTCTGCCAATCGGCCCAACACATTCCGATCTTTCCCCCTATCAGTCCCTCAGCGCCCACGCGGGCAATCCGAATTTCATCGACTTGGCGGAGCTGCTGCAGGTCGGCCTGCTGGTGGATTCAGAAATTGCACAGCCGATTGGTGAGTCCCGGCAACAGCTTCTGGGCATTGCCGCCCAGCGTTTTTTCGATGGCAAGGCGCAAGGCCGGAACGGTCTTGATCAACCCGGGTTCGAGCATTTCCGGGCCAGGAACGATTACTGGCTGGATGATTTCTGCCTGTTCTGCTCAATCCGTGAGGTTCAGGAGTCGCCGGGCTGGTTGCAGTGGCCGGTGCCCCTGAGAGACCGGGACCCTAGCGCACTAAAGAGCTTTATTGACCAGAATCAGGCTCGGCTGGCCCGCATACAATTCGAGCAATACCTGTTTAATCATCAATGGCAAGCCCTGCGGGACTATGCGCGCGACAGGGGCATTTTGTTATTCGGTGATATTCCCACTTTCGTCGCACATGACAGCGCGGACGTCTGGGCCAATCGACACCTGTTCAAACTTGACGCCAGGGGTGAACCCACGGTTGTTGCTGGCGTCCCGCCGGATTACTTTTCCGCCGATGGACAGCACTGGGGAAACCCTCTCTACGATTGGCAGATTATGGCTGAAGACGGTTATCGGTGGTGGTTGGAACGGCTGGAAAGTCAGCGTCAGCTTTTCGATCTGATCCGGATTGATCACTTTCGGGGTCTTCAGGCGTACTGGGAGATTCCTGCCGAGTCGCCAGCGCCGAGAAACGGATATTGGGTGCCAGGTCCGGCCGATCATTTTCTGCAAGCCTGCTTCAACCGGTTTCCGGACTTGCCGCTGGTGGCCGAGAACCTCGGCATCATCAGCGACGACGTCGAAGAGCTCAGGCAGCGGTTCAGGTTGCCGGGGATGACGGTGATGCAGTTCGGTTTCGATGGCAGTCCCAGCAATCCCCACCTGTTGCATAACCACCATCATCGGGATCTGGTTTACACAGGTACCCACGATAACGATACGACACTCGGTTGGTATCAGAGTCTAGACGAGCACACCAGACGCAACGTGAACGATTATCTGGGAACCACCGGTGAGGGCATGCCATGGCCGGTGATTGAGGCGGCTCTCAGATCCGTGTGCTCTATCGCGGTGGTACCAATGCAGGACTTTCTGGGGCTGGGAACCGAGGCGCGATTCAATACGCCGGGAACGATTACCAATAATTGGGTTTGGCAACTGGACTGGAATTTTCCACAGGAAGATCTGTCAATACGCATTGCTGAAGCTGTAAAGCGACATGGACGCTTACCCGCTGGCTGA
- a CDS encoding ATP-dependent zinc protease gives MRFVSRALLVGAWLLSSSMVLSAEADANSEQQRPSETLGYVEWVVMKDTNLRLKARLDTGAKTSSLHAVNIEGFERDGEEWVSFQIPLGDHEDQPTEGELDHDDVVLEFERPVERTVLIKRKGAPSQKRYVVMMDFCIAGATHTTQFSLTDRGKFSYPALLGRRFMRDDNILIDSADPFLAKNECEYVTLEELAEAHKDKLLKQ, from the coding sequence ATGAGGTTTGTTAGTAGAGCCTTGCTGGTAGGAGCATGGCTTTTATCATCATCGATGGTGCTTTCGGCGGAGGCGGATGCCAACAGTGAACAGCAAAGACCGTCGGAAACCCTTGGCTATGTTGAGTGGGTGGTTATGAAAGATACCAACCTGAGGCTTAAAGCACGCCTGGATACAGGCGCCAAGACTTCTTCTCTGCACGCGGTAAACATCGAGGGCTTTGAGCGCGATGGAGAGGAATGGGTAAGCTTCCAGATCCCACTAGGTGACCACGAGGACCAGCCGACCGAGGGTGAGTTGGACCATGACGACGTCGTTCTGGAGTTTGAACGCCCGGTTGAGAGGACAGTGCTGATCAAGAGGAAAGGTGCGCCGTCGCAAAAACGGTACGTCGTGATGATGGATTTCTGCATCGCAGGCGCAACCCACACCACCCAATTCTCACTTACTGACCGGGGTAAGTTTTCCTATCCTGCGCTGCTGGGCCGGCGCTTCATGCGTGACGACAACATCCTGATTGATTCCGCAGACCCATTTCTTGCAAAAAACGAATGCGAATATGTGACTCTGGAAGAATTGGCAGAGGCGCACAAAGACAAGTTGTTAAAGCAGTAA
- the glgP gene encoding alpha-glucan family phosphorylase, whose amino-acid sequence MTLAAYTTRSLPDSLAGLFQLALDLRWTWHHGTDELWRALDEEIWDTTRNAWLVLNSVSGDRLEELAADPDFQKRYRDQISAHSEFIQADTWYTSECPGNLGEGIAYFCMEYGLSESLPLYSGGLGVLAGDFLKASSDLGVPVMAVGLLFQQGYFRQAISTDGEQLEFYPYNDPTMLPVSPLRDDEGQWVRVVVPFPGRNVRLRAWKAQVGRCELLLLDSNDPRNEPGDRGITSELYTGDPEKRLQQEMVLGIGGWRLIEQLGRRPALCHLNEGHCALALIERAFSWQDQCNADFQLARTATRATNLFTTHTSVASGFDHFSRSLLRLYLAPWLEGRDLDIDQLMDLGSENQHSEDQSGSQKLNMALLALNMSGRFNGVSRIHQKVTQTIFQPFFPRWPAEDIPADYVTNGIHTPSWDSPESDAIWTQACGKDRWRRPLQKSCPMTDITDEALWEMRRLQRTRLVGYLRRRLSSQHCEQNPGFDHAAACGLLLDHETLTLGFARRFTEYKRPDLLLKDQDRLLKLLASRDRPLQIVLAGKAHPYDLVGKDIIRQWKAFSRRPDVEGKVVFIEDYDLGVANQLVQGVDVWLNCPRHPWEACGTSGMKVLVNGGLNLSQYDGWWAEAWNRDVGWAIRPGATFRELSGSNNHDHDLSDASELFDLLEKEVVPDFYNEDEEGIPRQWLKRMRASMDQLTAAYSANRMVREYVEQFYLPMAEKGRNRTMETSKELLAECNAIAQHWPRLRFNSFNAIETPDGLFCKVEVYLDGIDEQRIAVDLVAEESEQGPRTVVAMEMKHPLGGSAHTYLYECIVPSRPQGHYTPRLRVRDERLNLPLENPAILWLK is encoded by the coding sequence TTGACGCTGGCAGCCTATACCACGCGATCCTTGCCGGACTCCCTGGCCGGTCTGTTTCAGCTGGCCCTGGATCTACGATGGACCTGGCACCATGGCACCGATGAGCTTTGGCGCGCCCTCGATGAGGAAATCTGGGATACCACCCGGAACGCCTGGCTGGTGCTGAACAGTGTCTCCGGCGACCGGCTTGAAGAACTGGCCGCCGATCCTGACTTCCAGAAACGCTACCGTGACCAGATATCAGCACATAGTGAGTTTATTCAGGCTGATACCTGGTATACATCGGAGTGCCCCGGGAATCTGGGCGAGGGCATTGCCTATTTTTGCATGGAATATGGACTGAGCGAATCTCTGCCGCTGTACAGTGGCGGACTGGGTGTCCTGGCGGGGGATTTTCTGAAGGCCTCGAGCGATCTTGGTGTGCCCGTAATGGCTGTCGGGTTGCTTTTCCAGCAGGGCTATTTCCGCCAGGCCATCAGCACCGATGGTGAACAGCTCGAATTTTATCCCTACAACGACCCTACTATGCTGCCGGTTTCCCCCTTAAGGGATGATGAAGGCCAGTGGGTGAGGGTGGTTGTACCTTTCCCCGGGCGAAACGTTCGCCTACGAGCCTGGAAGGCTCAGGTTGGCCGCTGCGAGTTGTTATTGCTTGACAGCAACGACCCGCGCAATGAACCCGGCGACAGGGGGATTACCAGTGAGCTATACACCGGCGACCCGGAAAAACGCCTGCAACAGGAAATGGTGCTTGGCATCGGCGGCTGGCGCCTGATCGAACAGCTGGGCCGAAGGCCTGCACTGTGCCATCTGAACGAGGGGCATTGCGCGTTGGCACTGATTGAACGGGCCTTCAGCTGGCAGGATCAATGCAACGCCGATTTTCAGCTCGCCCGTACCGCAACCAGGGCAACCAATCTGTTCACCACGCACACCTCGGTGGCCTCTGGCTTTGATCATTTTTCCCGATCGCTGCTCCGGTTGTACCTGGCTCCCTGGCTTGAGGGGCGCGACCTGGATATCGACCAGTTGATGGATTTAGGCAGCGAAAACCAGCATTCAGAAGATCAGTCTGGCAGCCAGAAGCTCAACATGGCCCTGCTGGCGTTGAACATGAGCGGACGGTTCAATGGGGTCAGCCGCATCCACCAGAAAGTCACCCAGACCATTTTTCAGCCGTTTTTTCCCCGCTGGCCGGCCGAGGACATTCCCGCCGACTATGTAACCAATGGCATTCACACGCCCAGTTGGGATTCACCGGAATCCGATGCCATATGGACACAGGCCTGCGGCAAGGATAGATGGCGCAGACCACTTCAGAAATCCTGCCCGATGACCGACATCACCGATGAGGCGTTGTGGGAGATGAGGCGTCTGCAGCGGACACGGTTGGTCGGCTACCTGCGGCGACGGCTTTCAAGCCAGCACTGTGAGCAGAATCCTGGCTTCGACCATGCTGCTGCCTGCGGGCTGTTGTTGGACCATGAAACCCTGACCCTGGGGTTTGCCCGGCGTTTTACCGAATACAAACGACCGGACCTTCTGCTCAAGGATCAGGATCGACTGCTAAAGCTATTGGCAAGCCGGGACCGCCCACTCCAGATCGTTCTTGCCGGCAAAGCTCATCCCTATGACCTTGTCGGGAAGGACATCATCCGCCAGTGGAAAGCATTTTCCAGGCGCCCGGATGTAGAGGGCAAGGTCGTGTTCATCGAAGACTACGACCTGGGTGTGGCCAATCAGTTGGTTCAGGGAGTGGATGTCTGGCTCAACTGCCCGAGACACCCCTGGGAAGCCTGCGGCACCAGTGGCATGAAAGTACTGGTGAACGGCGGCCTGAACCTGTCCCAGTACGACGGCTGGTGGGCGGAGGCCTGGAACCGGGATGTGGGCTGGGCCATTCGACCCGGCGCTACGTTCCGGGAGCTCAGTGGCTCCAACAATCACGACCACGACCTTTCAGACGCGAGTGAACTGTTTGATCTGCTTGAAAAAGAGGTCGTTCCCGACTTCTACAATGAGGACGAAGAGGGCATTCCCCGGCAATGGCTGAAGCGAATGCGTGCCAGCATGGACCAGCTGACAGCCGCGTATTCTGCCAATCGCATGGTGCGAGAGTACGTGGAGCAGTTTTACCTGCCCATGGCCGAAAAAGGCAGAAACCGGACGATGGAAACCTCGAAGGAACTGTTGGCGGAATGCAACGCAATCGCGCAGCACTGGCCTCGATTGAGGTTCAACAGTTTCAATGCCATTGAAACCCCAGACGGCCTGTTCTGCAAAGTGGAAGTCTACCTGGATGGAATCGACGAGCAACGGATTGCCGTTGACCTGGTGGCGGAAGAATCAGAGCAGGGGCCCAGAACGGTGGTGGCGATGGAAATGAAGCATCCCCTGGGCGGTTCTGCACACACCTATCTTTACGAGTGCATAGTGCCCTCAAGGCCGCAAGGACATTACACACCGAGGCTTCGAGTGCGTGATGAGCGCCTGAACCTGCCGCTGGAAAATCCGGCGATACTCTGGCTCAAGTAA
- a CDS encoding PilZ domain-containing protein, protein MEHRLSKRVQGKLGLLVYKRGMPVATGQIRDASKRGLFIATDYTDVQLNQTVELEFRFPDQQEKRFRRLKAHVVRKSDRGLGVDFEGVENDSFTISSLLQWLRKHHMPVNYFPVRRQQAF, encoded by the coding sequence ATGGAACACAGACTCAGTAAACGCGTTCAGGGAAAGCTTGGCCTGTTGGTATACAAACGCGGGATGCCGGTGGCCACCGGACAGATTCGGGATGCGTCCAAACGAGGGCTCTTCATTGCGACCGATTACACGGACGTGCAGTTAAACCAGACGGTAGAGCTGGAGTTTCGCTTCCCAGACCAGCAGGAAAAGCGGTTTCGTCGCCTCAAAGCACACGTAGTCCGCAAATCCGACCGGGGGCTGGGTGTCGACTTCGAAGGCGTTGAAAACGACAGCTTCACCATCTCCTCTCTGCTGCAATGGCTAAGAAAGCACCATATGCCCGTCAATTATTTTCCGGTTCGTCGTCAGCAAGCCTTCTGA
- a CDS encoding ATP-binding protein, with protein MIGRWRYWRLKTKLLFLTLFTSALGISLVCISLILVENQNYRKQLESELHVIAGILAEQSAAALLFTDREQLGSIISSLKRIGTIRQACIYSPGGEVLSALESMDRQPCPDITQRVEAGFVGDAYQLLIPVTLDSETVGHLYLTSHLDVMRNHIRTFVLVTIAVGTVILLALVFLALKLQRIVSGPILTLSETAERIARDADYTIRAPVSGTDELGRLGNTFNEMIGTIEQQNRRILESRDSLERIVEARTSELSMANRELEAFSYSVSHDLRQPLRAIEGFGQALEEDCGEQLNDAGKDYLRRIRAASVRMASLIDGLLVLSRVSRQPMENESVDLTNLLQEISDELMNIEHSVPTEVNIQKGIHVVGDSRMLRVAFQNLLENAWKYSAKVEKRRVDVSAVETGGFITIEVRDNGVGFDMRYIDKLFVAFNRLHTPSEFGGTGIGLATVYRVVRRHHGEISASSEVGKGARFDVTLPVSRR; from the coding sequence ATGATCGGACGATGGCGTTATTGGCGGCTTAAAACGAAACTGCTTTTCCTCACACTCTTCACCAGTGCGCTGGGTATTTCACTGGTTTGTATCAGCCTCATCCTGGTTGAAAACCAGAATTACCGTAAACAGCTTGAATCAGAACTCCATGTAATTGCTGGCATACTCGCCGAGCAATCTGCGGCAGCGCTGCTATTTACCGACCGGGAACAACTTGGAAGCATTATCTCCAGCCTCAAAAGAATCGGCACCATCCGGCAAGCCTGCATTTACAGCCCTGGCGGCGAGGTTCTGTCCGCTTTGGAAAGCATGGATAGGCAACCTTGCCCCGATATAACGCAACGAGTTGAAGCCGGCTTCGTGGGTGACGCCTACCAACTCCTGATACCTGTCACCCTCGACAGCGAAACGGTTGGGCATTTGTATCTGACCTCGCACCTCGATGTTATGCGCAATCATATACGCACCTTTGTATTGGTAACGATTGCGGTTGGAACCGTCATCCTCCTTGCCCTCGTCTTTCTGGCCCTGAAGCTCCAACGCATCGTGTCTGGGCCGATCCTCACGCTATCGGAAACTGCAGAGCGTATCGCGAGAGATGCGGACTACACCATTCGAGCGCCCGTGTCGGGAACCGATGAACTTGGCCGGCTCGGTAATACTTTCAATGAAATGATCGGGACCATAGAACAGCAGAACCGCCGCATTCTCGAAAGCCGGGATAGCCTCGAAAGAATAGTGGAGGCACGAACATCAGAGCTGAGCATGGCAAATCGCGAGCTCGAGGCATTCAGTTACTCAGTATCTCACGACCTCCGGCAGCCTCTGCGGGCCATCGAGGGCTTTGGACAGGCGCTTGAGGAGGACTGCGGTGAACAGCTCAATGACGCCGGGAAAGATTATCTCCGGCGAATTCGAGCCGCCAGTGTACGAATGGCAAGCCTGATCGATGGTCTGCTTGTGCTGTCCAGAGTCAGCAGGCAACCGATGGAGAACGAATCGGTTGATCTGACCAACCTTCTGCAAGAAATTTCGGATGAACTGATGAACATTGAGCACTCCGTGCCAACGGAAGTGAACATTCAGAAGGGCATTCACGTGGTTGGTGACAGCCGGATGCTACGGGTTGCATTTCAGAATCTTCTCGAAAATGCCTGGAAGTACAGCGCCAAGGTCGAGAAGCGCCGGGTTGATGTGTCCGCAGTGGAAACCGGAGGTTTTATTACGATTGAAGTGCGGGACAACGGTGTGGGCTTCGACATGCGTTATATCGATAAACTGTTCGTCGCGTTCAACCGCCTCCACACACCCTCGGAATTCGGTGGTACCGGGATCGGTCTAGCGACAGTTTACCGTGTCGTTCGGCGCCATCACGGTGAAATTTCCGCCTCATCCGAAGTTGGAAAAGGTGCCCGTTTTGACGTCACGTTGCCTGTTTCGCGGCGTTAG
- a CDS encoding porin family protein produces MKHVRSIAVIFATGLAVAGTASAQDMYKSGVGALYTGLNYTFVNLESGNADADVGTLSAKVGVMATPYLGIEARGGFGVDDERVGGVDYSLDNFFGGYATFNLANESPITPYAILGFTRVELEASSFLGTATEDETDVSYGIGMNMEFAPNLSGNLEYMRYYEDSDAEIDGLGVGIQFNF; encoded by the coding sequence ATGAAACACGTACGTTCAATTGCCGTTATTTTTGCGACCGGTCTGGCGGTTGCCGGCACGGCTTCGGCCCAGGATATGTACAAGTCGGGCGTTGGTGCACTGTATACAGGCCTTAATTACACCTTCGTGAATCTGGAAAGCGGTAACGCCGATGCCGATGTCGGCACTCTCTCTGCGAAGGTGGGCGTAATGGCGACGCCTTACCTGGGGATCGAAGCCCGTGGCGGTTTCGGAGTGGATGATGAGCGCGTCGGCGGCGTCGACTATTCATTGGACAATTTCTTCGGCGGCTACGCCACGTTCAATCTGGCCAACGAATCGCCGATTACCCCCTACGCCATACTCGGCTTCACCCGGGTTGAACTCGAGGCCTCTTCGTTCCTTGGCACGGCCACCGAAGATGAAACGGATGTGTCTTACGGCATCGGTATGAATATGGAATTTGCGCCGAACCTGTCCGGCAACCTCGAGTACATGCGTTACTATGAAGACAGTGATGCTGAAATCGATGGTCTGGGTGTCGGCATTCAATTCAACTTCTGA
- a CDS encoding TrkH family potassium uptake protein, translated as MFVLLSIFMTLPVILLAGSETPNAMAFAESAAIVCGLGILGMAATYSKPRDLKPRYMFVLTVSSWFIIALFSSLPFYLSDLGISAADAFFEGTSGITTTGATVLSGLDDMDRDLLIWRSILQWIGGIGIIGMFVAVLPFLRVGGMRLFATESSEWTDKALPRMKTLSRGLLVVYLVFSIIAVVTYYFSGMTLFDAFNHGLTSIATGGFSTSDMSMGKFNDLILMEATLFMIIGSLPFFLFVREMHGQHGVLFRDQQVRLFLAILFFVPLLLTLYRWMVSPVPFDPIHNYASTLFNVTSVVTTTGYASEDYSAWGPLAFVLFFFLMFVGGCSGSTAGGMKIFRFQLSLIILREQLMRLLHPRAVLTRNYNGRAVSDEIISSMIAYTFIFLLCLLLITIALAAMQLDFVTALSGALTSLTNVGPGLGDIIGPAGNFGPLPDAAKWVLSVGMLMGRLEILSVVIVLSPAFWRS; from the coding sequence ATGTTTGTGCTTTTGAGCATTTTCATGACTTTGCCTGTCATTTTACTTGCGGGCTCCGAGACGCCGAATGCCATGGCGTTTGCGGAATCGGCCGCTATTGTCTGCGGCCTGGGCATCCTCGGGATGGCTGCCACCTATAGCAAGCCTCGGGATCTCAAACCCCGCTACATGTTTGTGCTCACGGTTTCGTCCTGGTTCATCATCGCACTGTTTTCATCCCTTCCTTTCTACCTGAGCGACCTTGGAATTTCCGCTGCGGACGCTTTCTTCGAGGGTACCTCCGGGATTACCACCACCGGGGCAACCGTTCTCAGTGGCCTGGACGACATGGATCGGGATCTGCTGATCTGGCGTTCCATTCTGCAATGGATCGGCGGCATCGGTATTATCGGCATGTTCGTTGCGGTGCTTCCGTTTCTTCGCGTCGGTGGCATGCGGCTGTTTGCCACGGAGTCCTCGGAGTGGACCGACAAGGCATTGCCGAGAATGAAAACCCTCAGCCGCGGTCTGCTGGTGGTTTACCTTGTTTTCTCGATCATCGCAGTGGTCACCTACTACTTCTCTGGCATGACGCTGTTCGATGCCTTTAATCATGGCCTGACCAGTATTGCCACCGGCGGCTTCTCCACGTCGGATATGTCCATGGGTAAGTTCAATGATCTGATTCTCATGGAAGCGACGTTGTTCATGATTATCGGCAGCCTGCCCTTCTTCCTTTTTGTGCGCGAAATGCATGGTCAACATGGCGTGCTTTTCAGGGATCAGCAGGTTCGGCTCTTCCTGGCCATCCTGTTCTTCGTGCCGCTGTTGTTGACCCTCTACCGCTGGATGGTGTCTCCGGTACCTTTTGATCCCATCCACAATTATGCGTCGACTCTATTCAACGTTACTTCGGTGGTAACAACCACGGGCTACGCGTCCGAGGATTATTCAGCCTGGGGCCCGCTGGCATTCGTGTTGTTTTTCTTCCTGATGTTCGTGGGTGGCTGTTCAGGATCCACCGCCGGCGGTATGAAGATTTTCCGGTTCCAGCTGTCCCTTATTATTCTTCGTGAACAGCTGATGCGGCTTCTGCACCCGCGAGCGGTGCTTACCCGGAACTACAACGGGCGGGCAGTGAGCGATGAGATCATCTCGTCCATGATTGCCTACACGTTTATATTCCTGTTATGTCTGCTGTTGATTACGATTGCCCTCGCCGCAATGCAACTGGACTTCGTAACCGCACTGTCAGGCGCCCTCACCTCGCTGACCAACGTTGGCCCCGGTCTTGGTGACATCATCGGTCCGGCCGGGAACTTTGGACCACTGCCCGACGCGGCGAAATGGGTCCTGTCTGTGGGAATGTTGATGGGGCGTCTGGAAATCCTGAGTGTTGTAATCGTTCTTTCGCCGGCGTTCTGGCGAAGCTGA
- a CDS encoding response regulator translates to MDGRSILVIEDNPDDQILTVRALKSASVDSPVIVLEDGEAALKFLFGDGDQPSRNVESLGVVLLDVKLPKVGGLEVLRHLRSSPSTQWLPVIMVTSSDEPADLLEAYRLGANSFITKPIDYREFVEQMTLLARYWLQVNRVPNASAVRSL, encoded by the coding sequence ATGGACGGACGTTCAATCCTTGTGATTGAAGACAATCCTGACGACCAGATTCTTACAGTTCGCGCCCTGAAAAGTGCCAGCGTTGATAGCCCGGTGATTGTCCTTGAGGACGGGGAAGCCGCCTTGAAATTTCTGTTCGGTGACGGCGACCAACCCTCAAGGAACGTGGAGTCACTGGGCGTGGTGTTACTGGATGTGAAGCTTCCAAAGGTTGGAGGGCTGGAGGTGCTCAGGCATCTGCGATCGTCTCCCTCAACCCAGTGGTTACCGGTCATCATGGTTACATCTTCTGATGAACCGGCGGATCTGCTGGAGGCCTATAGGCTGGGGGCCAACAGTTTCATCACCAAACCCATCGACTATCGTGAATTTGTGGAGCAGATGACCTTATTAGCCCGTTATTGGTTGCAGGTAAACAGAGTACCGAATGCTAGTGCCGTTCGCTCATTGTGA